The Alosa sapidissima isolate fAloSap1 chromosome 12, fAloSap1.pri, whole genome shotgun sequence nucleotide sequence ctttctctctctctctctctctctctctctctctacccctccctccctcccttgctcCCAGTGGAGACGACACCATCTACTGCAGCAGGCGGCTGTTTGTCTGCGCCTGCAGCGTGTTaatacctgtgtttgtgtgtctgaagtGTTTGGATGGTCTCACACAAGGGTCAGGAGGGGGTCAGTGTGAAaaggacagacacagacatatgcatGCGTCTCATATCATTCTTGAAAGGCATGTCTGACCaggaaaacatgtttttaacttttttttcccctcttaaaaTATTTACAAGTATAAAGTGGATGAATAAATGTCATCGTCCTTCACGGCTGTGCTTTCATCCATCTGTACAAGATACATGGCCTCTTatctttgtgtgtttgctttctgttcgtgataagacattttctgttttatGACTATTTGTTGGAAAACATATCTAAAATCTATAATAAAAAATGCAGAAATTATTTGAATGATTATCATGACAACATGTGATGCTCAATTTGGAATGTAACATTCCCTGACTTTAAGGACCCATGAATATGCATACTTATGTGAGCTGTCTTTGGAGAGGGTGCTggggtgtttgtatgtgtgagcggAGGGGTCTGGCTTCTGTCTACATTACAGACGGTTTATCAAAGCACAGGGATCTGTTAATCTGACACCAGATTAAAACAGGAGAATCAGCCATCTAATCCAGTGACTAGCCTAATAATCCCACTCACAACAAGACCTCATGTACAGTGGGTATATACATATCAtgtgcacacagatacacacagacagacagacagacagacacacatgcaataaCAATCAGATTGGCACAAACGGACATATAGAACCAGACAGAcattaacaaacacaaacacatactctctctgtctgtctgtctctctctctcatacacgcacacacacacacacgcacacacacacacaaaaagacacatAGAACCAGAAAAACAttaacactctcacacacacacacacacacacgcatacacacgcacacacaaagacatgtgtTGAAGTCCCTTAGCACACATTTCCAAAGAAAATGTATGATTTTGGTAATTTTCCCAATTCTAATACTTCTATGAAGGTACCTGTCCCATTACCCCCGCCCTCCAAAACTTAAAAGGGCTATGTGTTGATCTCATTACTGATTACACCTCTTAGCCTGTAAATGAactggggagggtgggggtgttggAGGCAGTGGGCCTTGCCATGATAAAGCTTAACAGTTAAGTGGTGATTATATTATATAGTGATTATATCCCCCCCGCCATTGACAATAATATAGATATGAGACATAGACAggctgaggagagagaaaaaaatgctgCATGGAGACAGCAACAACATCCAGGCAGGAGGGGAGATGAGTGGGATCAAACTGAGGTCCATATTAAATTCTCATCACAGGCAGGAAAGGCAGCCCCAGCAGGACAGCGAATATAAAGTAGGCATGTTAATTAGCTGACTGTAAACTCATACTGTCTGTTCTGACTTTTGCATATGAGAAATAAATAGCAAAGGGAAGCAGGGTGGCAGAgactggaggaagagaggaagggagtcaGGTAAGCTTGTATCTTGTGAAAGAGTTAGTAAGGATTAGGACATCTATCTCTGGGATCAGTAtgggtgagcgagagagagagagagagagagagagagagagagagagagagagagagagagagagaagggagggaaatagagagagaagggagggggaaTCGTTGTACCATCTGTCCTTATTAACAGTCCTCAAAAACATTATTCACTGTCTTTTCTGATCTTTTGTACTCTGTTTTTGTATACAGATAGGCAACGCATCAATTTGTCCGTACTTAACTTTCCTCTTTCACTTGGGTATAAGTCACTGAGGGGTCCTCTTTCACACCCCCTAATTACACGCTTACTCCTTCCTTAACCACAAAAGACCTCTTGCATGCACTTCCAGGTCATAACCTGGGGTAACCTGTGTCAAGGTGGCCTGAAGCTACATTGTCAGATCAGGACAAACATACTCTGGGGCTAGAGCGTTTGTGGGTTCAgctgggcagagagagggagggtgggtgtTAAGGGAATACCGCATGAGGATGGATAAATGGAGACATCAATTTACTGCCTGGGCCAGATAAAAGTTCCCCAAGGGCCTGCACTTGGCCCTGCTCTAAAGAAGAGGAAGCTCAGCATGTTATGTCCTCAGACTCAATCACTGCATGCAAAGATAAATGTGTGGGTTGGCAGCACcttatacagtatattgtgtAGCACTGCTGTGGATATCAGTGGCAAAATATTATCAGCTTGTCCACCCTGTAATGTTGGGTATTTTCAATGGATTTGGGGAGATTTGCTATAGAATAAACTTGCCTAGACCTTTACTGATTATTTGAAAATAACAGGTCTGATGAGATCAGTTGTGAAGAATTATTCCACCAGAGCTGTGAAAGGTTGTGTGTGAGGCAATCCTGAgtgagtctgtgagtgtgtgtgtgtgtgtgtgtgtgtgtgtgtgtgtgtggtgtgtttgtgtgtatgtctgtgtgtgtatgtgttgtgtctctgtgtgactgCATGTGTATGAGGTAAgttcctctgtgtctctcttttgtCTGTCCTTCCTATGAGAGGCCCTGTTGGTATAAGCTCTGAGCTTTCCTCTTCCGGAAACAGAGataagggagagacagaggcagaagCAGACACTCAGCCTTCAGAGGGGGGGAATGACAGCTTCTGTGACTGGAAAGAGACTACTAGGAGAACTTATTCTAATTTTGCAATAGCATTAGGGTCTGTGTTTTTGACATGCATGGAGGATTTGTCCTACGTTATGCTCGGTCAGTTGCAGTGCATCCCCGGCAGCCAAACAGCTGCTGCCCTTCAAATTAGCACACACTCAGTTTGCATGTGTTCTGCATTTGTAATTGTGTAAATGCCTTGTGTAAAACGTGGATATAATGAGAATAGAAATTAATGTGCTTTAGCTTGTGTGGGCAACAAcattcatatgtgtgtgagtgctttctGTTAgtagattgtgtatgtgtgtgtgtgtgtgtgtgtgtgtgtgtgtgtctgttttaagtTGGGTCTAGTGAGTGTGCAAGCAcaatatgtgtgtttgggtgtgtataGCTAAATCCtgctgtgtgtttatgagcTTACTCGTCTCCTGgcattattgttgttatttctaCCTCTTAAATCAGATTTAGGCAGACAATATTAACACACACTGATTCCTTAACGAGACACTGTTATCAGAGGCACGGATTAACAAGTTCAGCTTTGGGGATCATTGGAAAAGTGCCTGTTTGGCATTTCTAGGAATCTGAAAACAGGCAAAAACCTGATATTAGAGTGACTTTACGCAGGGGTTAATAACAGGGGGAGACGGGGATGAGCGGAGTTGCTGGTGTGTGACAGTTTGGGTTTAAAAACAGCTGATGAGACAAAAACACACGGTCTGGCTCCCCAGGTGAAAAACAACCAGTCTCCTGATGAGAGCTCCTTTATCCCTTGATGGATTGCTTAAGTCCATGGCAAACCATCGCTGTATAGTACCTGCAACTGCAAGCAAGCGAGTAGCCTAACTCTTTACTATGCGTCATTGTGAAATTCTACTATCAGATATTTTGGTAGCCTAACTCTAATGAACACAAAGACCAACTGATTTGTTCTTATTACTGGCATCACAGCCTCATACACTTATGCTGTGAAGATGTTTCCTATTGGTTAGACATTGTGCACTAACTCCCAAAGTCCACCAGATGGAAACAGTGAGCTAGTGAGGACTGATGGCTGGGCTGCTTTCCTATCCAATAAACCTTCAACCTCACTTCTGCCTAGCGTACATCTGTATGATTGCCATTATAAATATCCTCTGGTATGAGGCGGTTGTCATGGTTACCTCCATAAAGCAGTGTGTGTCGACCTGACGTCATGACAACCTTCCACATTTAACTTCCATCAGGCAGAAGATTGGACAGTGTCTCAGGGAGGTGACATCATAAAGTAAAATGCCCGGCTGTGCACGATCTTAGATGGGGCAATATACGTGTGACGCTCATATACTGGATGGTGTGCATGTGCTTAGGTTTATATGCTGTAGTGGGTGGCTATTTGTGTGTAttgtcttgtgtgtgtactgtatgtgtgagtgtgtttgtgtggttgtttatttgtgtttgtgtcagtctgCCTGTGAATGTGCATAACAGTCATGAAAGTCATacacgtacatgtgtgtgttccttttgTAAATATTAGGAACCATCAATAAGGGAACTATAAACccacatgatttcatatgaTTCCTCAAATTGGCCTGTTATAGTGACAACCCAAGCGGCATCAGGAAATGTTCTCCAGTGAACAGAAAAGTCTGATTCCTCTTTACTGCCAATGTCACCTTAAGACAAAACTTTTACAAAATTACAGATagtccacagagagagagagagagagacagagagagagacagagagagtaagagaatgagagggattGGGCAATACAAATGAACAGGCTTAGGGTTTTAGTGGTAGACAGGGGTGAGAGAAGGGGGaggctacagagagagagagagagagagagagagagagagatttgtatCAGAGAGGAGCGGTGACAAAGTCGGTGACAGTGTGCTGCCCAcacttccatacacacacacactcacacacacacacacacacataccactctTTGTACAAACcatctgtcagtcagtcagtttcGTCAGTCCGTTAGTTAGTTAACTCATGTCAGGGGAGGCAGTTATGAGGACCTCAAGCGAAATTGACTTGATGTGACAAAAGGTAAGAAAACTCCCCGCCTTCTTATTAGTTCAATTTGCTCTAACCTTGTTTATTTGCCTGACTGCCAATCTCTCTTCTGTCGCACTTGTGTGTCTGATCTGGACTGAGTCGAGGCCTCGGCCGTGGCCCATGGCAGCATGTTCAGCGAGCTGTGATACAGCAGGAGGcataattaatttattgtgcgaTGGACCAGAGCAGTGGTGATGACTTTCAGAGGGACTGATGGTTTAAAGCTGTTACGATGTAGAAAGTTACTTCAGAGTGAGCCACTAGTGGTGGTATTCACTGTAGCTCTTTATCACCGGTCTTATTTTACTTTCCAACTGCCTTTATTGTCAATCTGGGGCAGTTTTATCTTGACAGGGATGGGTAAAGACCGGATTATGAAGAAGCTTAACATTTGGTTGAATCTTTTGGAATTGATTTGTTTTCAAGGCAACCACTTTCAAGGCAGACTCCATTTGATTCACAGCTATTAAGTAGGCATCAGTGACTTAACTTGAAACATATGGCAAATGTTGATGTAGTATGTATTAGTATGTAAGTGCCTTTATTAAGAGGCTACTGTGTACCATAGAACCTTATCTGGGGCAGGTCTTTTTTGCTAAAGTTCTTCTGAGGCATTGAGCCATAACTGTCACAGATTGAATGGGATTAAGATTATGGTTGGTACCTGAGATTGGATTTATACTCTTCCCACAATTCAAGTATGGCAACATTAATCTGGTTATTAATAACTTCTCCTACTGTTCTCTTAACACAGGaagaaacattttagatatCTGTGAAGTATGATAGTGTTATATAAGAACACTTTTACAAGGATATTTGTAGAAAATGTGGCTAATTGTATGTGGCATAGTGTGTACATCTGCCTGTTGCAGAATTTGATGTGTTCCCTACATTTAACATTTTAGTGGTCTTTGAAACCTATGATTAAGGTTAAGATTGTTTCCGCTTGGATTTGAAGACCATTCTATTTTATATATCAAATGTATGTCTTTTGTTATGCTGTATCATGTTTGTGAAGAGTGGACCACAGGTCTGAACTACAAGACTACATTACCCAAAAGTGCTAGGGGCAAAACAGTTTGGCTGCTCCAGTGCCAGTGCTGTGGAGGCCATCTTGATAGGTGGCTGTGATTGTTGATAGAAATGTGGATATGAACACTATCTGTCACTTCATTTGATCTGTCACCTGTTTGCCTGTGACCTGCATTACAGTTATCAGAGCATTATATGAGGGGAAAATAACAAGAAAGCAGTCTGTGATCAAATGTCTACAGTAGGAGAATAGCTGGGCCATTTTAGGAATAAGGTTGATAACTTGTAATCAGGAGGGCAACACACTGTTCATCCCTCagattctttctctctatctatctatctatctatctatctatctatctatctcagtcTCAAAAAACAATCAGCATGACTTCACCCCCTTCCATCCCCTTTCTCTCTGGTTTTGTGGGGTGTGCTGTCACTCTTGTCCtgcttttgacctgttgacccctCCTCGGTGATGTTATCTCCCCTCCAGTTCCTGACTCGTGGGCCACAGGCCTAATCCTCTTACAACCTGAACAAAACACTGAGAAAACCACTGGCACAACCCAAGCCATACATTGTCCTCCTCACCATAAACAACCTCCAAGCTGCCCACCAAAACCCAAAGCCAATCATAGACACCACATAAGCCatttttatctatttatttattatttttctgaCAAAAGTGGGATGTTGCCTGGAGCAGGATTTGAATGAGAGCACTCCCAATTAATTGAATTAGTTGGCATCTCTGAACACGAAGACAAGCTTTCTGCAGCCTCCTCAACCCAGCTCATTTTTATCAGCTTGTCATGATTCAGctatctcctcttttctcctctcctctctgacaGGATCAGGCAGTGTAAACAGCTAGTGCTGGGAGCCACAACTCGGAGCCTGGACACACAGCAGGCCAGCAGCAGAGATAAAAGGAAGGCAAAAACAGGGCCGGTCCGTCGTGAGCACTGGTTGGACACAACAGCTCACCTCACTCCCCAGGAAAAAAACCCACCACATCTCTCTCCGCGCAAGCTCCAGCCATGTCGTCCCCTTCTCTCCCACTTACCTCCCTGCCACCAAGCCCTCTGGCCATGGAGTACCTGAACGACTTCGACCTGCTCAAGTTCGAGGTGAAGCCGGACACTCCGCCGCCACCGCcgacgcagcagcagcagccctgcCCTTACCCCAAGCCCGGCCTCCACCAGGACCCCTCCAGCTCCCCCTACAGCGGGCGCCCACCCCAGGACTCCAGCCTAAGCTCCAGCCCCTACACATCGCTCCCGCCCTCCCCGACGCTGAGCGATGCGCACCCTCCCCCGTCCGcctcctcgtcctcttcctcgtcctcttcctccatctctttcccccTGTCCGTCTCCACCGGCTACGTGTCGGGCCTCAGTTCGGCCTCCCAGGGCAACCCGGAGGGCAGCCCCGCCCCAGGTGGGCAGGCTCAGTGTCCCAACCCCGCCTCTCTGGAGGACCTCATCTGGCTGGCGGCCCTGCAGCAGCAGTTTGGGGGTGAAGCCGGGGGCGCTGCCTCGCTCCTGGGGGCCCTCGGAGGGGGGCCCGAGAGGGGGGACAGGGACCGGTCAGCTGTAGGGGGGTTCCTGGGCTGTGAGGATGCAGTCGAAGCCCTACTCAACTCAGCTGCAGTGGCTGTAGGATCCCAGGTGATGAGCAGTTCAGGAAGAACTTATATTCacaatgaaaaatatttaaCGCAAATAACTTAACCCTGTCTGTCCATCTTGTAGCTTTGATTCAATAAAGGTATGTCAACATACAGTGAAACTTGAAACTTCATGTTGACATAACTTTACTCAGTCGAAGCAACAAGACAACAAGACTGATTTAAGTTCTTTGTTCCAAATATCTTTTACAGTGTTGACACAAATATAACACAATACATTTGTGCACCTTGCTCAttgtttctccctttctctctctctctcagtttcctGTGCTCTCCCAGAGTTCCAGCAGCAGTAACCTTGGCGACTCCGGCAGTGACAGCGGAGGTGACGTCTCCTGTGCCAAGGCCTCAGACATGTGCCACCGCCCACTCCTCTTTGTCTCcaaccctccctccctgcccaATGCCGCCCAGCCTGCCGCCCCCTACCCACAAGCCCCCAGTCCTCAGGGTCGGCTccagcaccatcagcaccatcaccaccaccatcacccgcACCACCCCATGCATGGTCATCATCATCCCCATCATCAACATCACCTTCAACTTAGCCAGGTACAGGCATAGAGAGAGGAGCGCTATCTATTCATAGATGCTAGAGTCGCAGAATAATGGGGTTAACGCCCAACCACACCACTAACAGCAACTATGACAATAGTAGCAAAGACTACAGTTTTGTGATTCACTCTAGCTAATAAGAACTACATCGTCCATACCACATACTATAACTGCAACGCCAATGGGAGTGATAtaattggggatcactttcaaaGCGATTTGGTGAATGACAGAAACACAGCCATTTAGAATCCATTGAATTAAGTTATCATGGTTATGGACATGAAGGGTATTCCCGAGAAATGTGTAGCCTTGtagttggtcagtgtggacgttCATATATTCATAGCTTTATAGTTATTGTTGTTGGTGTGGATGGGCCTCCAGTCAGGGGCGTTGTGGTGAAGGGTTACTGGGTGGGATATCAGATATCACCTCCTACTCACTGTTTCCCCTTTCACGctttcttctcttcctttcacCCTCTGAAAGCgttcaagtctctctctctttcacacacacacacacacacacacacacacacacacacacacacacacacacacacacagacacacacacacacacacacacacacacagacacacacacacacacacacacacacacacacacagacacacacagacacacacacacaaaccaatttCATTCAGCACTGAATTATGTAAAAATATTTGAATAAAGCGGCCATTAATCATTGTTATATGCGTGCAGCCTGGTGCAGTTGAAGGGCATCACTAGTTACACTGTGCTGGCTAAGAAATGAACTACTACTTCAGAACCTGGCATGGTGAAAGATATTCATATCAATGTGCCTAGCGTGGCACTTGGGAATTGAAGCACTCAGTTTTTGAACGCAGAAGCACCCTGGGCGAGAACACGATAAATATTCATCTTTGAGAGCAGCAATCTCTGAGCCTGAGCTCTACAATGGAACAGGCTGAATCAAATTGCCATGAGAGGTTCCCCTAAATGTCTGCAGCTGCTATTGCTGAAGCCATTAGGGGTGAAATTGTGATTACAAGCTATT carries:
- the nrl gene encoding neural retina-specific leucine zipper protein, coding for MSSPSLPLTSLPPSPLAMEYLNDFDLLKFEVKPDTPPPPPTQQQQPCPYPKPGLHQDPSSSPYSGRPPQDSSLSSSPYTSLPPSPTLSDAHPPPSASSSSSSSSSSISFPLSVSTGYVSGLSSASQGNPEGSPAPGGQAQCPNPASLEDLIWLAALQQQFGGEAGGAASLLGALGGGPERGDRDRSAVGGFLGCEDAVEALLNSAAVAVGSQFPVLSQSSSSSNLGDSGSDSGGDVSCAKASDMCHRPLLFVSNPPSLPNAAQPAAPYPQAPSPQGRLQHHQHHHHHHHPHHPMHGHHHPHHQHHLQLSQCGLDAVERFSDEQLVSLSVRELNRHLRGVSKDEVVRLKQKRRTLKNRGYAQSCRYKRLQHRHALESEKHILTQQLEQLQCELSRVLRERDAYKARYEKLISSNEALSAHTNNPPPSPPPDYFL